The genome window GGAACAGGCTGTAATCTTGGCGATGCAGAAATCGATGAAATCAGAACGGAGTGATTCTTCCTCGAAAGGCTGACGGAGAAGGAGTTGAAGCATCAGGCGGCGCTTGGTCTCATTCTTCTCTACGAGAACCCTATCTATCAGGTCATCGTGCTTCTGAAAGAGCCAAGGGTTGTTGGCTTCATCGAAATGGGTTAAAGCCCAAAGTGCATTGAACGATACGCGGTCGTTTTCATCGAAGGTGAGTTGGTAAAGCTCTTCCTTCCGGTGGTCGTTCTCCTTGCCTTGTGTCATGATGCATATCTTGTTGATATCGTTCATACAGATTTTGTCTTGTAGTATCTTTCTCATGCTCTTTATTTTTTATGAGGGAATAATCGTTGCAAAGATATACTTTTATGAGGGAATAACGAAAAGGAAGATTACTTTTTTTGAGAATTCTCGGACTATTTCTTGTTTTTGATGTATAAAATGGGAGAAAAAGTCAAGTTGAACAATCGGTGGATTCATTGTTGTACGTCTAAAAGTTTATAGTTGTACAACTGAAGGGTGTGTAGTTGTACAACTAAAAGGTGTACAGTCGTACAACTATAGGGGGTATTGTTGTACGATTAAAAGGTGTTGTCACTAGGCTCGGCAGACCTGCTGACTGCAGTGAGCAGACCTGCTGACTAGGCTCAGCAGAACTGCTGAGCCTAGTGGCAACTTCCTAGAAGCAGTCTCCTTGAACTCCATATTCTATCTCTTTGAACCTGATCAGACGCCTTCTTTCACTTGCGCAGTCATATTCTTCAGCTTACGGAGCCGTATCCTTCGGTTAACGGAGCCGTATCCTTCAGCTTGCATAGTCATATCCTTCAAAATACTCAGTCGTCTCGTTTCGTTCACTCAGCCGTTTGCTTTAGCTCTTACAGGGCGCCTTGCTGGCTGCTATTATATCCTGAGTATTGCTCGGGACCAGGAACATTGGGTCCTTTTGTCTATTCTTGAACCGCATGCGAAGGTTCTGTATAATATAAACAAAAGAAGTCCGTGGACTTACACATTGTCCACGGACTTCTTGGAATATAATCTCAATGATTGGAATCTCTTACTTTCTAAAGTATTTTCCTACCACTGGCAGACTCTTTAATGGGAAATCCTTCTTCACGAGATAAGCGGCGAAGATGAGGATGAGCACCGTGTTGATGAGGCAGGCAATTCCACTGGAGAAGTATCTGTTAGCCTCGGTCATTCCGGCGAAGAGGATGAGGGCGAGAACCACATAAATCATAATCTCCTTCACCGGATAGTTGATTGGATACTTCTTCTGACCTACAAAGTAGGAGAGAAGCATGGCTGTTCCATAACCTGCGAAACCGGCCCAGGCACAGGCGATGTAACCATAAACTGGTACGAAGATAACGTTGATGGCAATCAATACCGCACAACCGATGCCCGAGAAGTAAGCACCCCAGATGGTCTTGTCGATGAGCTTGTACCAGAAACTGAGGTTGAAATATACTCCCATCATGATTTCGGCAGCCATTACGATAGGCACTACCTTCAAACCATCCCAGTAGTCGCGACCGATGATGTGGCGCAATACATCCAGATAACCTACTACCACCAGGAAGGCGAGCAGGGTGAAGATTACGAAATACTTCATCGCCGAAGCGTAAGTCTGTCGGTTGTCCTTATCCTTCGCCTTGCCGAATACGAATGGCTCGTAAGCATAACGGAAAGCCTGGGTTATCATCGCCATGATCATCGCAATCTTGCTGGCTGCTCCGTAGATTCCGAGCTGCGCATGAGCATCGCCCTTCTCATAGATGTAAGGGAAGAGAATCTTGTCGGCTGTCTGGTTCAGAATACCGGCAATACCGAGCACGAGGATTGGCCAGCTGTAGCCCATCATCTTCCTGACGAGCACCTTACATTCGCTCCAGGAGCATTTCTCGCCCATGAATCCTTCCTTCAGCTCCTTGTAGAAACAGAAGGTGATGGAGGCGGTACAAACCAAGTTGATGTAGAAAGCATAACCCACATCGTGACCATCCATGATGACGTAGTAAACCAGGTTGAGCGCAATGTTCAGACCGATGAAGAGCAACTTGAAGGCGGCAAACTTCAGCGGGCGCTTCTTGTATCTGAGGTAAGCGAACGGAATGCACTGGAAGGCATCAATAGCCACGGTTACGAACATGGTCCATACATAAGCCGGATGGTCGGCATAGCCCATCGCATCGCTCAAAGGCGTGATGAAGAGGAATACCAGGGCGATGAAGAGTAGGGAAGTGAATCCCACCATGCTCAATACCGTGTGATAAACCTTTTCTGAGTTTTCTCCTTCCTTGTTGACGAAACGGAAGAAGGTGGTCTCCATTCCGTAGGTCAGGATAACGAGGAGTAACGCCGTATAGGCGTACATGTTGGTGATAACACCATAACCACCACTGGCGGCGCTGATCTTAGCCGTATAGAGTGGTACAAGCAGATAGTTGAGGAATCTGCCGATGATACTGCTCAAACCATAGATGGCGGTATCCTTTGCGAGTGATTTTAAACTTGCCATTATCTTTCTTAATGTTGAATGTTAAGTATTAAATGTTAAATTGGGCTTGCGCCGTCATTCAAAGATTATCTGTGTAAATCTGTGAAATCTGTGGGAGACTCTTATCCGAAGAATAAATATGCAATAGCGATTGCTGCGATGACTCCAGCCAAATCGGCGAGCAAGCCGCAAGCCACGGCGTGGCGGGTATTCCTGATGCTTACGCTTCCGAAATATACTGCCAATATATAGAAGGTGGTATCGGTGGAACCCTGGAAGATGCAGCTCAATCTGCCCACAAACGAATCAGGACCATAGTTCTTCATCGCCTCCAGCATCATGCCTCGTGCACCACTTCCCGACAGCGGTTTCATGATGGCGGTAGGTAGGGCGCCTACGAAATCAGCGTTCAAACCGCATTGTTCTACCGACCACGAAATGCCTTGAATCACCATATCCATCGCTCCCGAAGCACGGAACACGCCGATGCCCACGAGAATCGCTACGAGATAAGGGATAATCTTCACCGCAGTAGTAAAACCTTCCTTCGCTCCCTCGATAAATGCATCATATACATTCACCTTCTTCCAGAAACCAGCCAGGATGAAACAGAGGATGATGCCCAGGAGAATCATGTTAGAAGCCAGGGTGGTAACCGTGTTCATCGTATCCTTGTCCATCTGTCCGAATCCCCATATGATGATGCCTACGAAGGCGCACATTCCCAACAGAGTAGCGAGCAATACCGGCTGCAGGATATTGATGCGCTGCCAGAGCGAAGTGATGATGATTCCGGCAAGCGTAGCCACGAGCGTAGCCATCAGGATAGGGATGAAGACATCCGTAGGCTGGGCTGCACCATAGGAGGCACGGAAGGCGAGGATGGTGGTAGGGATGATGGTGAGTCCTGATGTGTTCAGAACCAGGAACATGATCATCGGGTTCGTTGCCGTATCCTTTTTCGTGTTGAGCTCCTGCATCTGCTGCATCGCCTTCAATCCTGTTGGTGTTGCCGCATTATCGAGTCCCAGCATATTCGAAGCGATATTCATGAAGATGCTTCCCATCACCGGATGGTTCTTCGGAATATCGGGGAAGAGACGGGTGAAGACCGGGCTGAGTGCTCGGGCCAACACATTCACTACTCCCGCCTTCTCTCCAATCTTCATGATGCCAAGCCAGAGGGCGAGCACGCCCGTAAGTCCGAGAGAAATCTCGAAGGCATTCTTGGAAGAGTCGAAGGTGGAATCTACAATCTTCTGGAAGATAGTCGTATCTCCCATTGCCAATCCGATGAGTGCGAAGATGAACGCAATCACGAAAAATGCTATCCAAATGTAATTTAAAACCATTTATTTGTATAATTCTTCAATTTTCTATAGCCTCTAATTTTCTGCCAGCTTGGTAGAAAGGTTTGAGAGCCTGTTTGTTGCTTTTCCAAGCACGGGTGCAAAAGTACAATAAAAATTTCGCATAGCGTGGTTAAATACAGAAAAATCCCTCAGAGAGGGAGGAATTTGATGATTTTTATCCCTCAAAGAAGATTTTTTGCTAAAAACTTTTGTTCTTTCAAACATTATTCGTATATTTGCCGATGATTCTGAGTAAGGATCACGACATAATGGAAAAGGCGCATACTTAGCGCTTTGTTCTTGACTTTCTGAAACTTCGCAAACTTCATGCACTGTCAATGAACATAGCAACGGTAGGTGCTCTCGGGATGTGTTAATTCACATCCCTTTACTGGTATGGCTTATTGCGTCAAAGCGATAGGTCTTATATCCGTATAGGGAAAAGTGTATACATATCGGCGTGGGCTTCGACGTTGCTCGTTCAACAGTGCAGGGCAATGCGAAGGCCTCAGAGAGTGGGACGAGTGACAGGTAAGTTCCCACGCTTTTTTATTTTGCCGAAACCGAAATCTTAACCCGCCAAGTCTCGGGAACACCTGGCAAAATGATAATATACCAATGAAACAGAACGATTTTTACTACTTTTGTTAAGCCGAAATCAAGAAATTTCGCTTATGAACCATTATGGACTTGATAGTGTCAAGTAGAATCACTATCTTTGTCCCCGACATTTAATAACTTTAAAATAGAATAGCGTATGAAACATGTAAATGCTTATCCTTTTGTTGGTAAGGATTACGAGAAAGGATTCTTGAATAGTGGCAAGAAAGTGTTGTTGTTAGGACTAAGCCATTATAATGAAGAAAATGCTGGTGCTCCTTGTCACCATACATTTACTCAAGAAATTGTGGACGGTTTTGTAAGTGGTGAAGATGCCTCTTTCTATAGAGGCTATACTAGCCAAACAAAGGCTTTGTTGAACAGGGAAATATCTGTAGATGATAGAGAATGCGTTTGGAATCAACTTGCTTTTTACAATTTTATTCAGTTCAATATAGCAAGACCAGGTGTAAAGGATACTTCTGACGAGTTTAATAGCTCTGTTTCGGCATTCAAGGAAATTCTTGAAGAGTTGAAACCTGATGTTATCATAACTTGGGGTTATGGTCTCTTCAATAGACTTTATCCTCTTGGCGAGAAAGATGGTGAGAAACTGTTTCTGGCTAATGGTGATGAGGTTAATACTCGTTGGTTTAGCACTGGCGGCGAAGATAAGGCTCTTATGATTCGCCAGCGTCATCCTTCTCGTGGATATTCTTGGCGAGAATGGGCTAAGGTTTATCAAGATTTGTTTGACAAATAGAAATGTATGGATACAAAGCATAAACGTTGCCCCTATTGTGGGGAGGAAATCCTTGCCGTGGCAAAAAAATGTAGATATTGCGGTGAATGGCTTGATGCTGACACAGAAAAGTCTATGACTCAAAAAGTAGATAGTATAGAGCCTGAAGAGGCAAGCACCACAGTTGATCGTGAGGAGAAAACATCTTTCTGGCGAAAGTCTTGGAAGGTGCTTTCTGCTATACTTGTGGTAATTCTGTTTGTTGGGATAAAAGTAGGACTGAAAGAAGGGGGCAGAGAGCTTGTGAAAGAAGCAGCAAAAGCACAAACTACAAAAGGTGATACTTTATCTGACGAAGCACAAGAAGTATATGCATTTAAAATGCTGAAAGAGGGTGATGACTATTTCTGGTATTTGACGGATGGAGGTGATAATGTGTACGTTTATGACGATGAAACATCATACGAGGATTTTGTCTTTCCTGCAATTGTATCAGGCGAGTTGAAAAGAAGATTGCTTCTGATAATGGAGATGAAGTATCCTAGTAAAACGTTTTGGCATTCTGCAGAGTGTGAACGTCATACCGTTGATGCTTTTAACCAATATGGAAGCTGCGTGATGGAACTTCCGATGAAAGAACGGAAGGAATTGGATGGCGTGGATATAACAGAAGTGATAAACAAAGCATATTACGATTGGAATCCTTTTCTGGTAAGAATCGTAGATAAGGGATATGGCTTCCAAACTTATTGCGTCAGAAAATCTCAAGAGTGGGATGGACAAAGGTTCGTAAGATTTTCGCGAGGAGAAAATGATGGGATAAAGATGGAAATAAATAGTACTAATGCTTTTCTATAAAAAAGGAAAATTATGAAACATATTATTTTACTTATAGTAGCTTTGCTATGTATGGTTGGTAGCAATGCTCAAACGAGAAAGCCTCAAATGAGAAAAATGGGGCAAACGTCTCAAACGGTTAAGGGTAAGACCACTTCTATGGGTAAGAACAATAGAGGTGCAAGAAATAAAAAGTCGGTGGATTCAAATACACTGTTTTGGCAAAGACTTATTGAGAATGCAGCAAAAAATTCAGAACGGGAACGATATGAAATGACCGACAGAGGACGAGTCTTGAAAAATGTGAAGGAAAAATTTAGTGCATGGAATGAGATAAGAGAATTCGAGAAGACTACAGCTTACGAACTGCGTTTACAGCAATCTTCAAAGTTTGTGTTTGACTCCATTTGCTATGACGCAATTAAGGATAGAATGGGGGGAAATTGGAGCTTGGATTTGGAAAAGTATAATGCAGACAAAGAATATTTTCCTATTACATGCAATTTTAATGAAATAAAAGCTACTATATATGTATCTGTGCCTATAGCAGAAGCTCCACAATTTCAAAAGGATTTTAATGAGTATGGGGGATTTCAGACTGCAAAGCGACTACGTCGTTTTGACAAGTTCGTTTATGTTCAGAATATGATTTGTCCGACTTCGATACTCGTAAATCGAAAGCCTTATTGGATTTGGCGTGGAGGCAATAGAGAAGGGTATTATGGTGAAATAAATGATGATTTCTTCATAGATGCAGATACAGCAAAGGTAACGTATAAAGATGCCAAGCCTTTGGTCGTAAAATTTAATGATTTGGGGATAAAAAACAAGTATCTTACAAATTATGTCTATGTCTTTAAAAAAGAGGAACATGTCAAGTCGATTATGATGCCTATAGATGGCAATTCGGAATTGGTTGATACAGATAAAATTTACGAACAAGTAGAAGAAATGCCTTCATTCCCTGGTGGCTCTAATGCCTTATCATCCTTCATTGCGGCTAATCTCAAATATCCTGTAGTTGCACAAGAAAATGGAATCCAAGGTAGGGTGATAGTAAAATTTGTTGTCGAGAAAGATGGAAGAATTACAGATGTTGAGATTACAAGAAGTGTTGATCCTACTTTGGATAAAGAGGCTATGCGAATGGTCAAGGCTATGCCTAAATGGAAACCAGGGAAGCTTAAGGGAAACTGTGTTAGGGTGAAATATACTATCCCGATAGTCTTTGGGCTTTCATAAAATATTCGAGTTTATAACTCTCGATTTACTTAGGGATAAATGGCAATCTTGGAGGGGAAATATCCAAGATAGCCATTAGCCTTTTCCTTAGAGAGTGTAAACTAAACTGTGTCAAGCTACAATAAAAGTAGTTTAACACAGTTTTTATATTATGGACAACTTAGAAATTGATTACAAGAAAGCAGCTCAGCAGTTGCGTAGTAGTGAAGCCTTATTTGGCAAGGACGGAGCATTAGCTCCATTGTTAGAGCGTATTCTCAACTCAGCTCTCGAAGGTGAGATGGACGCTCATTTAAGTGAAGAGGAACGCTCTTCCGGCAACCGTCGTAATGGTAAGATGGGTAAGAAGGTTCAAACAAAATATGGTGAGGTCACTATAGAGACTCCTCGTGACCGAGACGGAACTTTCCAACCTGAGACCGTAAAGAAGCGTGAGACTATTCTTGCCAATGGCATGGCAGACCAGATTATTGAGATGTACGCCATGGGCACCAGCACACGTGACATCAGCAGCTACTTTGAGCGTGAGTTCAACACAACTCTATCAGCCGATACTATCAGCTCTATAACAGACCGTGTATTACCCGAAATCACCGCCTGGAAGTCTCGCATGCTCGATCCTGTATATGCCATTTGCTGGCTTGATGCTATCCATTATAAGGTAAAGGATGAGAATGGCAGAGCTGTCACACGAGCCATTTACAACATTCTTGGTATCAACAAGGAAGGCCAAAAAGAACTGTTAGGTATGTATGTGTCTAAGAGTGAAGGAGCTAACTTCTGGCTAGAAGTTCTTACGGATCTTCAGAACCGTGGTGTTCGAGACCTCTTGATTTGTTGTATTGATGGTCTCAAAGGCTTCCCAGATGCCATCCAAAGCGTATTTCCTGAGAGTTCTGTGCAGCTCTGTATTGTCCATCAGATACGCAATTCTATCAAGTATGTTGGCAGTAAGCATCAAAAGGAGTTTATCAAGGATTTAAGAACAGTATATGGTGCAGTAAACAAAGACTCCGCTGCTGCTAATTTAGACCTGTTAGAGTCTAAGTGGGGAGAGATGTACCCAATTGTCATCAAGTCATGGCGTGACAATTGGGAACGTCTGACAGAGTATTTCCAATATACTCCAGCCATCCGTAAACTCATTTATACGACCAATACGGTTGAGGGGTATCACAGACAGGTAAGAAAGGTCACAAAGACTAAAGGGGTCTTTCCTACGGATAATTCTTTGGAGAAGCTTGTGTACTTAGCTTACCGCAACATCCGTAAGAAATGGACTATGCCACTGGCAAATTGGGGACAAATTTCTCAACAATTGGCAATAAAATTTGGAGATAGATTTAAAATTATGTAACTTTGCAGCCGAAAAGACTTCCCTGCTGGGGGCATGCCCCCAGCAGGGAGTGGGAATGAAAGTTAAGAACAAGCCTTGACACAGTTTAAATTACACCCCCTTTCCTTATAAATTATCATATAGAATCTTTATCCAACAAGAAATCAAATACGTCCATAAATACGATGCCATCATCGTTTTGGTATTTTTTGATGAGGTCGCCTGTTATCACATACTTCATAAAACTATCGTCTATACGTAGCAAAGGTAGATATTAGTCTCTATATTTACAATCATAACAGGAAAGATTTTTGCGGATTTCCGCATTTTTCTTTTGCAAAAAGAATGCTTTTATTAATTCTATGTAGAATTTTTGCGGATTTCCGCAATTTTCTTTCGCAGAATTAACAGTTACGGCTTGATATTTTAAGTTCGGTGATTTGTCGAATTCCATAGTTTTTCTTCTTATTCTTTTCTCTGTTTTCAAGAAAAAGATACAACTTTATCACAAAATTCCATGCTTTTCTCTCTTCGCTATCACATTATTCCCTATTCGTTATACTTTTTTAATCTCTCTTTTTATCCGATTTCAGAAAAAAGATGTACTTTTGCCGCTCAATTCATGAAAGACAGGAATTTGGTTATACAAAAACATTATTAAGGAAGCAAAGGACTTCTGTTATATTTTATAGTATGGACAAGAATGAGAGAATAAATAACGAGCAAGAGATGCCCGCAGAAACGAAAAAGAATCATTCCGCTGATGCGGATAGAGTAAAGGAAGTATATAAGGTGACGATAGCGGGAAGCATCATCAATGTGGTGCTGCTCGTACTGAAGTTTGCTGCAGGTATTCTCGGACATTCTGCAGCCATGATAGCGGATGCCATCCATTCGCTTACCGATTTCGCCACCGATGTGGTGGTACTGGTATTCGTAAAACTAGGCAATAAGCCGAAGGATAAGGACCATGATTATGGGCATGGCAAATACGAGACGCTTGCCACAGCCATCATCGGTATTTCGCTATTCGTGGTGGGTGTGATGATCTGTTATTCTGGCGTAACCAAGACCTATCGTGCCATCTGCGGCGAGACACTCCAGCAGCCGGGCGTTGTAGCCTTGATTGCTGCCATCGTAAGTATCGTGATGAAGGAATGGGCTTATCAGTTTACGGTTAAAGCCGGAAAGAAATATCATTCCGAGGCTGTAGTGGCGAATGCCTGGCATCATCGCAGCGATGCTTTATCGAGTATCGGAACGATGTTCGGTATTGGTGGCGCCATCATCCTGGGAGAAAAGTGGGCGGTGCTCGATCCGCTTGCAGCCATCATCGTGAGTGCCTTCATCATCAAGGCTGCCTGGGGACTGGTGATGCAGTCTGTGAAAGAACTGACGGATGCCAGTCTTCCAGAAACTGAGGAAGATGAAATCCTGAAGATTGCGAACGAAGAGCAGGGAGTAGAAGAGATTCATA of Segatella copri contains these proteins:
- a CDS encoding IS256 family transposase, yielding MDNLEIDYKKAAQQLRSSEALFGKDGALAPLLERILNSALEGEMDAHLSEEERSSGNRRNGKMGKKVQTKYGEVTIETPRDRDGTFQPETVKKRETILANGMADQIIEMYAMGTSTRDISSYFEREFNTTLSADTISSITDRVLPEITAWKSRMLDPVYAICWLDAIHYKVKDENGRAVTRAIYNILGINKEGQKELLGMYVSKSEGANFWLEVLTDLQNRGVRDLLICCIDGLKGFPDAIQSVFPESSVQLCIVHQIRNSIKYVGSKHQKEFIKDLRTVYGAVNKDSAAANLDLLESKWGEMYPIVIKSWRDNWERLTEYFQYTPAIRKLIYTTNTVEGYHRQVRKVTKTKGVFPTDNSLEKLVYLAYRNIRKKWTMPLANWGQISQQLAIKFGDRFKIM
- a CDS encoding nucleoside recognition domain-containing protein, producing MVLNYIWIAFFVIAFIFALIGLAMGDTTIFQKIVDSTFDSSKNAFEISLGLTGVLALWLGIMKIGEKAGVVNVLARALSPVFTRLFPDIPKNHPVMGSIFMNIASNMLGLDNAATPTGLKAMQQMQELNTKKDTATNPMIMFLVLNTSGLTIIPTTILAFRASYGAAQPTDVFIPILMATLVATLAGIIITSLWQRINILQPVLLATLLGMCAFVGIIIWGFGQMDKDTMNTVTTLASNMILLGIILCFILAGFWKKVNVYDAFIEGAKEGFTTAVKIIPYLVAILVGIGVFRASGAMDMVIQGISWSVEQCGLNADFVGALPTAIMKPLSGSGARGMMLEAMKNYGPDSFVGRLSCIFQGSTDTTFYILAVYFGSVSIRNTRHAVACGLLADLAGVIAAIAIAYLFFG
- a CDS encoding cation diffusion facilitator family transporter, which encodes MDKNERINNEQEMPAETKKNHSADADRVKEVYKVTIAGSIINVVLLVLKFAAGILGHSAAMIADAIHSLTDFATDVVVLVFVKLGNKPKDKDHDYGHGKYETLATAIIGISLFVVGVMICYSGVTKTYRAICGETLQQPGVVALIAAIVSIVMKEWAYQFTVKAGKKYHSEAVVANAWHHRSDALSSIGTMFGIGGAIILGEKWAVLDPLAAIIVSAFIIKAAWGLVMQSVKELTDASLPETEEDEILKIANEEQGVEEIHNLRTRRIGNKIAIEMHVRMPGSLSLYEAHEHATHIETKLKQHFGADTHVGIHLEPIKVNGKYQKPE
- a CDS encoding oligosaccharide flippase family protein, yielding MASLKSLAKDTAIYGLSSIIGRFLNYLLVPLYTAKISAASGGYGVITNMYAYTALLLVILTYGMETTFFRFVNKEGENSEKVYHTVLSMVGFTSLLFIALVFLFITPLSDAMGYADHPAYVWTMFVTVAIDAFQCIPFAYLRYKKRPLKFAAFKLLFIGLNIALNLVYYVIMDGHDVGYAFYINLVCTASITFCFYKELKEGFMGEKCSWSECKVLVRKMMGYSWPILVLGIAGILNQTADKILFPYIYEKGDAHAQLGIYGAASKIAMIMAMITQAFRYAYEPFVFGKAKDKDNRQTYASAMKYFVIFTLLAFLVVVGYLDVLRHIIGRDYWDGLKVVPIVMAAEIMMGVYFNLSFWYKLIDKTIWGAYFSGIGCAVLIAINVIFVPVYGYIACAWAGFAGYGTAMLLSYFVGQKKYPINYPVKEIMIYVVLALILFAGMTEANRYFSSGIACLINTVLILIFAAYLVKKDFPLKSLPVVGKYFRK
- a CDS encoding zinc ribbon domain-containing protein, encoding MDTKHKRCPYCGEEILAVAKKCRYCGEWLDADTEKSMTQKVDSIEPEEASTTVDREEKTSFWRKSWKVLSAILVVILFVGIKVGLKEGGRELVKEAAKAQTTKGDTLSDEAQEVYAFKMLKEGDDYFWYLTDGGDNVYVYDDETSYEDFVFPAIVSGELKRRLLLIMEMKYPSKTFWHSAECERHTVDAFNQYGSCVMELPMKERKELDGVDITEVINKAYYDWNPFLVRIVDKGYGFQTYCVRKSQEWDGQRFVRFSRGENDGIKMEINSTNAFL